The sequence tagccaagcccccaacgatgcctttttccttttaaggaatataacgcgtatacaagttctttgagtaccctttttatgcgaactatgcctttttcctttttaaggaatatttcacgtgtattcaagttctttgagtattctttcatacgcccctttctaaacccgcttcttattttcccttccccagtcatggttttcccggattaattatccttaattaaggccggtttTGACATAAACATACTaaactataaatatataattatatggataaaacaaaataaaaatgttacaGATATTTCTGGAATTTTAGTACAAGTACAAAAAACTCAACAGATTCCTATCAAAGGAGTGATCAAGGCTGTGAGAAACATAACTATCATGAACAAAACGTAAGTTCTTTATTTATCATTCAcatctatattatattttaggcatatgttatttttatttgatgtttCATGTAATGTAATTTGTTCATAACCTTACTAAAACAACTATAATTGAATTGACTCAACATTTCTCACAGATATGAAATTGTAGAAACATCTTTATGGGAAGATATGGCGAAAAATGAAGGAGATGATCTTCAACAAATAATTGGACAGAAGCCAACTATTGCGATTTCTAATGTCGTAGCGAAAAGGAAATTTGGTAACgaacaaataatatatattttcttaaaataatactccctccgtccgccaataGTAGAccactttggttgggcacgagaattaataaaattggtgatgattttgatgtagtggagaaagggtcccaccactttatgagatgtgtggttgagattgaatttgaggtgggtttttttgtaaataaagagtgtaaggataaaagattaaagtgggtggtgggaccatttccaaaaaaggaaagtggtctactctttgcggacgcccaatatagtaaaaatggtctacttttggcggacagagggagtacttacTTTTTTTACTTGTAAATTACTAtatacttaatatatatatatatatatatatatatatatatatatattatttaggTGGTATACTCTTACAAAATACAATGAGATCTATCTTGCAAATTACACCAACATGCGAAGAGATTCAGCTGATGCAATCGTACGTatcaaaaaacaaataaattatatatttgaaacaAATCATTTTaacatatcatttaatattatatgaaGGTGTTCTGATGTTGATGATCCATTAGCAATTGCTAAATTAGCAATGACACAAAAAAATAGAACAAGCAAAGGTGGTTACTCTTAAAGATCTCAGAGACAATCAACATTTATTATCAGAAGTACggcatttaaataaattaatgatgcATTTCAAAAGTACATAATCGACTAtttctataatatattttttttgatcaTATATTAGGGTGTTTCGTATTGCTTTACGGGAATTATtgacaaagttgaaaataaagTAACAATATGGTATGATTATTGTAAAAATTGCAACACATCCTTCTCCAAAATTGATGAGAGTGCAATATGCAAAAAATGCAATGAAGAAGTTTTTGAGACGTCATCCAGgtaattatcaaatttaaaacTGCTACTAATTGAAAATTATATAGTGTAGAAACATCTCTTATTTCATattaccatatatatatataaatcaattattaaaacTTAGCAAACTTTGAACATAAACAACATTGTATAAACTCAAAAGCACAAACTCACAAGTAGCAATCATAAAACAACAATATGAAGTCtggaaaagaacaaaaaagcaagaaagaaaagctcataatatatatttgtctTGAATCAACTTCTCCTGTGTGTTGGAGTAGCTCTCTtccttgtcttcttcttcttcttcttgttcttcttgtATGTATATCCAACACCAAAAAAGAATTCCACCAACCATCTTGGCCTTCCAAATCGAATAATCCAACaaccaattccaattccaactaTGATTCCACTTCCATATCCCATCACCACACTTCTCCACCCAAATCCATCGATAAATCCatactcatcttcttcatcatcttgTTCTTCTGGCTGCATCCGCTGCCCATTCTCCTCGTTGCATTTTCTCGTCAACGGAAATCCACACAATCTCAAGTTTCCGACATATGAATCATTCTCAAATGTGGAAAACTGAGTAGATTGTGGTATTTGCCCCACGAGATCATTCATTGAAAGGTTTAATTTCGCAAGAAATGTCAACCTCGTCAATTCACTTGGAATTCCTCCGTCCAATTTGTTCCATGATACGTCCAATGATTCAAGCACACTTATATTTCCAAGAGATGCAGGTATGTGTCCCATGAGATTATTGTGGGACAAATTCAAGTATCTCAGAGAATTCAGATTACCCATGGAATCTGGAATACTCCCAGAGAATTTATTGGAGGAAAAGTCAATGGTTGTAAAGGTTTTCAACAGTCTCTTCTTCAATACTTGATTCATACCTTTCAAGGTGATTCTCATCTCCAAATAATTTTGAAAGGtgccatcatcatcatcacttgGTGTTAGATTTGTTTTTCTCATCTCCAAATAATATCGAAAGGTgtgatcatcatcatcatcatcacttgGTGTTAGatttgtttgattttctttCACATCCATCATTGCTCTGAAATTCTTGAAATATTTTTGAGGTAGAGACCCCACAAATTCGTTCTCTGATATATCTAAAACTTGCAACTTAGGAAATGGAAGGTTGCTTCGTGAAGGCAGCGACATGTTACCATCAAACTTGTTAGACTTCAAGACGAGCACTCGAAGCTCAAGAAGAGCTTCCATCCAAAACGGAAATTTGTCTTGTATTCTATTATTTCCAACATCCAGGCCCTTAAGACTTTTGCAATTGATTAAGGATTTAGGCAaatttccttgcaatttattaccaCTCAAATTGATGGACTCAAGAATACACCCTCtcataaatattgatggaatggggccactaaagtgatttgcatttaaatgaaatatgACCAAAGATTTGCTCAAGTTTCGAAAGCATTGCGGAATTGACCCttccaaactgttatttgagagTAGAAGAATACCAAGGGATGTCGAGTTGCagatggagaatggaagctcaccatttaatttatTGGAAGAGAGTTGTAATGAATATAAATTTGGTAAATTTCcgatggtggatggtattggacctggaAGTTTGAGAAGTCAACATAGATATTGCTTTAGAGACAATCTGGATACATAAACAAAACATGGCAATGAAGAAATACATCTTATGCACATATAATCCTTGAAGTTCATGGAAATAACTTATAGTTAGTGGAATATTACCAGATAACTCATTTGCTGACAACACCAATTTCATCAAATTGCTTAGATTGCCTATTTCAACAGGAATGCTACCACTGAATTTGCAGTTCTCGGCAGTGAATGTTCGAAGTGAGGACGATAAGTTCCCGACAGAAGCAGGAATGATGCCGTATAGAGGATTATCACCAATTGACAAACGAGTTAGAGACCTGCAATTTGTCAATGAAGTAATGAAGGAAGAAGATGGTGCCTGGGTAAGATTGTTGCTGGACAGTTGAAGACTTTGAAGAAGTCTTAGGTTGCCGAGATGAGTAGGTATATAACCACTGAATTTGTTTTTAGCAAGTGAGAGAATTGTGAGTTGAGAACAGTTAGAGATGGAGTTGGGTATTGCTCCACTGATGGAATTATTGCCAAGATACAATCCTTCAAGAAAGGGAGAGGAATGGCATAAATGGGTTGGAAGAACCCCTGACAGAGCATTGCCGACAAGTGAAAGAAACCGAAGggttgaaatgttaaagagctCATGTGGAATCGAACCACTCAAGGGGTTCAAGTCTAATACTAATGTTTCCAAATGGTAGCTAATTTCAGTGGGAATAAGCCCTGCAAAACATGAGATTTCAAAACTGTAGCTAAAAACACATGATTGTAGCTAAACAGACCAATTTACATGAAAATTACTCTGTTGTACCTGTAAAATGGTTTTCCGAGAGGTCTAAAAATGTGAGCATTGTAATATTCCCGACATCCCTTGAAAGGTTCCCCGTGAATTTGTTGCGCCTTAGATATATGTTTTGCAGAGAAGacatattcatgaaaatattgaaatcaatTGAGCCCGCAATCTCATTATCTTCAGCAGCAAAAGTAACCAGACTCTGAAGATGGCCAATCTCATGTGGTAGTATTCCTGGCAAAAAAAGTgtcatgaaaataataaaatctcaTTTACACAAATTTATGTGATAAGAACTTGAACCCTACCATTCAAATTGTTACCACCAAGAGCTAAATACTGAAGAGATGTTAAGTAGCCGATTTCTGAAGGTATCTCCCCAGTACTAAAAGAGTTATAAGAGAGGCTCAACACCTCAAGCCGTGAACATTGGGATAAATTTGAGGGAATCGCGCCACTCAGCTGATTGGAAGAAACATAAATCCCAGCAAGATATGGAAGATTACTGCACATGTCTGTTGGAAGACTTCCACTCAATTCATTGTTACTCAATGCTATAGCTACAAGGGTCGAGATGTTGATTATGGCTGATGGTATAGCACCCGACAaatgattgaattgaacatACAGAGTTTGTAGACTTTGAAGTCTTCCCAACTCTTTTGGAATTTCACCACTTAGAGAATTGTTAGATAAGGAAAGAAATTGTAGGTTTGTGAGGTTTGAGAGCGATTTTGGGATGGAACCTATGAAGTTGTTGCTGCGTAAATTCAAGTACTCTAATTTTGGTAACTGACCCAACATCGGAGGGATGTCTCCGGTGAAGTTGTTGAGTCGGAAAGATATGAACTTCGAACGGCGAAGGAGAGACAGTTCCTGTGGCAAATCTCCATAGAAAAGGTTGTTGGTGAGGTCGAGGGAGACGAGGAAGGAGAGGTTTCCGAGCTGCGGTGGAATGGTGCCGGAGAGAGCCATGTTGGAGAGATTCAAGGCAGATACTCTGTGGTGGCGCAAGCTGCAAGTGACGCCAATCCAGGTGCAGACGGAGGTCGAGTTGGTCCAATTAGTTGCAAGTAAAAGAGAAGGGTCGGAGGTAATGTGTTGTTTGAGTGAAAGAAGGGCAGTTTGATCAGTTGCAAGGCTCAGAGGTTGTTTGGCTTTGGCTTCAGAAGAAAGCATTGGGAAGGTTATGGTAATTAGGAATGCATACAGCAAAATGCAATGAAGCTTTTTCTCCATGGCTGCAAATTGTGATTGTATTATGATAATGAAAATAACTGCATCCAataatcatcatatatatacacacaaatatatatatacacaaatataaCGTACAAGACTTGCTTGACATGAGAGTGTTGATTGGTGTGGGTTTTGAGTCAAGTCGTGGTTAGATGTTATTTCCATCCCTACTCTCTCGTGGTCCATACaaagacgaagacgaagacgaagacgaagatGAAGACAAAGACAgagacgaagacgaagaagaattGTGATTAATGGACTTAATTATGATTCCGGTTGCTGATTAATTTGGGAATGAGATGTTAATTAACTAAGTGAGCGGTTGTGAGCATTATTTTAACATATAAATCGGATTCACAATTGTGAGCATCACATATATTTGTATATTATTGTTTTAAtgttatgagaaaaaaaaaagtcaaactATATCATAATGGATGgcctttataattttttgtttttcagaGCTTCTTGTACCATGATCCATGTACCCTCTTGATTTTCCTAACAATAAATGGTTTAAAGTAATATGTATagttcaatttaatttaaaatatacaataGAGCGAAAAGTCAATATTAATTAACCTTAAATAAACAGTTtattaatttcattaatttaccatttaattatagttattattaaACTAATTATATTTCCACACTAATAGATCATTAAATTAAGCAGACCAATTTAATTATCAATTTAGGGTTACATATAAATGTGGTGCTTGCTCATATGATATTAAAACAATGTATATATGTTTTGTGGGTTTCAACTAAGAGAATTAATTTGAACTGAAACGCATCCAACCATCTAATTTCGacaaatctatatctatacctattataaaagagccttgttttacaaaatttgatttgcctattatgcccctatttttaaatcaattttaagGGCAATGgtgtaatatcatattattattattattattattattattattattattattattattattattattattattattattattattattataaacataCAAGAATCCTACACTAATCACAATTCTAAATAAGttcaaattcttcaaaattactGCTACTTTCTTCTTTCTTCCCTCTTCCATTTACCCTTTCATCATAAGTAAGTTAGTGAAATACTAATTTACTCTTTTCGGATATATAAGTTTGTATGCTAATCACATGCATGCAATAGAGTCGTTACCTAATTAATGTAAAAAATCTCAAttcatataattattaataaaattacatggttattttgtatatattatGACCGTTTTGTGTCTCAAAATTTGAAAAACCTATCAATATTTTGATTCAAACTTATTTCAAACTATATAATTctgattaattttgaattattattaatttaagcaTATATATTTCTACAAGttttgtattatttttcttcttgaTTCTAATACTCGCAATTCTTCATTCACATCAAGCTCACCCTTAGCTAAAAATTTTTCTTCAACAAcaccaaaaaaaatataatgtcAACATAGCATGATACgtgaatattattttttatagtagGTTAATTTAGGCATAGCCAAACCATCTGCCTATACACGAGTTgaaatttttttcttaatcgttttttaatattatacGTGATATTACAGCCGCATAGATATACCCACGAAGAAATGAAAAGAAAACATTCTAACCTAAAATAGTAAGTAATACAATGTTTTgagaataatatttatttatagatatacattaaataatatttattatatttaaatctatTGTTTATAGTTGTAGGTTCGGTgctacataaattaaaaaaggtATGTCCGATTGCACTTATTGCTGTGCTCCGATTGCACTTATTGCGGTGCTGCGAAATATCAATATGAGGCTACTTTTTGTTGTGATAATGAAAAAGTTATActtcctttttttttgatattcctgaagaattgtTCACAAGAATCTATGGATTTTTGAAGAAATATCCGCTCATACAATTGTCTATTCCATTTGCAAGAGAaggaatttactattttttagcACAAGGAACGGTTTATCATGATCTTTCGGAATTGATCCCACAAGATTCAACTCCTGGCTTATTTCAATTATGTTTATGAAACATGAAGCGAGGTAGAGAACACAATGAACAAATTATATCCTAAATAGTAGTGAAGAATGCCACAAAATTTTCGGAGGTCAATCCATATGTAAAAGTTTTTTGAAGATTGAAAGATTATTCTTCTATATATTGAAAGCTCAAAAAACATCATAAGTATAATAATCcagaaattataataaaaagaaaaaagggagGCTTGTCAATGGATAACGTTGAACTTCATATACCCAAATATGTGGACTTAGATCAACGAGTATATAATTCGATCTCCACATGCAAATCAAATTGTAAGTAAAAATGACAACAATACCATTTGAGCGAGATATCATGACTCATGCTTATTCAGGTGATAGACATAGAATAAAGCATTATTATGGGTCTTATGATCCTTTCCAGTATCCACTCATTTTTTCAATAAAGTAAACAGTTGAAAAATATTAAAGTTATTTGCaatcaaatcttgaatcaaTTAATCCCTAAAGTTATTTGCTACCATTTTGAATCAATTAATCTAAACCAACAACTTAATATTGACTATAAATCTCGATTCTCCATATATTCGAGAACCTTGAAAATTTAATGAAGTCTTTTCCTTTGATCTCCTAGACATTGTCTTCTATCTCCAACTCATTTATACATCACAATTCGTTTTTCCCTAAAAGAAGTTCATCAATTAAACCAACGATCAAGGGGATTCCAAAATCTTATCGCATTAgaattctatttaatttattacatattttattttaaggttattttacagtattatatatttataagaatatattattattcattagatattacactaaatctatgtgatatatatctatagctactgataaggcttataaataaatatattcatccaataaattatctaatgaaagtaataaattaatagattttctaaaataatagattattaaataaaataacattacttacacgtacaacgtacgttctttctgctagttaTTATAAATACTTACAACATTCAACATTCAAATACTTCAATTCGATCTAAAGTTAAATATCATGATTCAAATCCTATTTTTCCTCGTTATTAGTGGAGTAATGGTGAATGAATCTCAAGCGCATCGTCAAATCGAATCGATCGATTCAACAATTGTTACAACAAATAATAAAACCGATTTTTGCGACAATAACGAAATAAAGTCTGTAGCTTGTTGTCAAGCAATTCTTAAGTGCTTTTGCAATCTCgctgattgggcgtatttatacgcatttatttgggggattttAGTATGATTCTTGTGCttaattcgtgttaaatatcatctttagGATATGATTCTGGCcttatatgaattttgatggtatttaataggttttgaagaaaagacatgattttgagaagaattttgaAGCTCGGAGCTGTGAAGAATACAAGCTGAAATTCGAACTGATTGGAATTATTGAAGTGGGCTGCACTTTGATTTTGTTAGCTTATTGCTAAATGGGCCATGCGCCACTTattgtttctttattttgttaGTTTGGGCCCACTATGTTAGATTAGTTTTGCTTTTAGTTAATTTCCTTGGCCTTTCACGCCACTTTAGCAGATTAGGTTAGTTTTGTTATTAATAAGTGGGTCTGCGCCACTTTAATTGATTAGAATTAGGTTTAGACTTTttcaacttatatatatatatatatatattagtattggTTAAGTTTTTAGGGAGAGATATCACACATATCAGACGACAATTTTGAGGCAGAGCTTTGGAGCAGAACCTTGCGCAACCTTGGCGttttcaattcaagttttatttctttcatcttttccttgcaatttatttatttatttcttgtgttatttaattatgttttctagctaaattcgtttattccggcaacgattaagaaagcactagcgaaattattctgtgagatctaattgtttttatactttattttatgcttgcatctgcgattctccatgtttaatgatattaattgttttaatccattagatagttgcaaatatttattgggttagaattaattatatagccaattgaaccggccatccgtaattgtggtttaggtttgattagtggtaaattgacacatcagggtcaagggaaaagcagtcttaattcaataatcctgcgtcagagtttattggttttgaatcgggtttctctagatattaatgctgtcggctcattaaacctatagagcgtctcttacggttgtcagtcgattagggtagtaattagtgaagcgtcttcctggttaccgaataattaaggagaaataagatcacgtcagaagcgtcttcggtggttataactgatttgtttgcatgatttaaagttatttttgcatccatgatcggaataattgagctagggtggacttaattgattgttggaattcttttattaattgttggaatttttattcatcttttggtTGATTAGAAAAATtggttatttgaatttttatttatttaattttaagtttagtatttactatattttcttctcaaaatttcgtAGGTTACTTGCAggctttaattagagaaattctcgccagtcccttgggagacgatcttgcttactactgtctgcgcagtgtgggcataccggatatttttggtgtaaaacgacccaccaaattttggcgccgttgccggggattggttttaAGCAGGATCTTGCTGATTTCAGTCtgtcttttatttttagttattttatttttagtttatgccCCGTTCTTCTCGTACAAGCGTATTAGTTTTTGATCCAGAAATCGAGAAAACCGCACGAAAGTTGAAGAAGCAAGCTAAGGAGTGGAAAAAGAGATCCAATTCTGCTCCACCGAGTCTTGAGGATCAAGAAGAAATTGAAGATCCAATGGGTGACCGTAATAATAGGGATGAGGAGAACGATAGAGAGATCGTTGATCCTCGACAGGAACCACCTCAACTGATCAGAGAGTTAGGCCGTCATAGAAGCAATCGCCCTTTGTGCATTGTCCTTCCTGCCATTAATGGCAACGCTGAAATACGGCCTGGTTTCATTCAAGTGCTACCCAAATTCGGTGATTTACCTGGAGAGAGTGCACACAAGCATCTGGCTGAATTTGATCTAGTTTGCTCAACTCTACGCCCTCATGGTTTtactgaaaataatttgaggctaTTGACTTTTTCTCATACTTTGCAGGGTAGAGCGAGAGATTGGCTTTTTGATCTTCCTCCTGGTTCGATTAGAACTTGGGGAGATTTAGAAGAACAATTCTTGCGAAAATTCTTTCCTGAGTCCAGAGCTGCAAATTTGAGAATGGCCATTAGCAGCATTAAACAGAAGAAGGCGGAGAGTTTAGCCGattattgggagagattccaacagCTGTGTCGCAAGTGTCCTGATCATGGATTTTCTGACTACCAATTGCTTACTAACTATTTTTATCGtggtatgtcttcttttgataggaAAATTGTTGACGCTGCTTGTGGTGGAAGCTTGACCAATAAAACTTTGGACGAAGCAAAGCAACTCATCGTTGACATGGTTTCAAATGGCCAAcaatatgaggatgaggatgatgatcgtTATAGGCCAGTGCAGAAAGTAGAAAATTCCAATATGAACGAGAGAATTGATGCTCTCACCTCTTTAGTTAGAGGACTTGCTGTATCTAAAACTCAACACGTTCAATGTGGAatttgctttgaaaataatcatcCTACTGATGCATGTCCATCTCTGCAGGATAATAATACTGAGCAAGCGTGCATGGGATCCGCTGATGAGCAAGAGATGAACGCACAAAGGCAAAGGCGAAATGACCCTTTTTCCAACACCTACAATCCAGGGTGGAGAAATCACCCAAATTTTAGGTGGAGACAGCAGGAACCAGGGATGTACGAATCCGCCACAGGCTGGACAGTATGCCCATACCGCACGTTCTGCACCGAGTTCTGCACCCAATATGAACGATATCATGAAGAGCCTCGCCCAGAGCAGTGAAATTGTGAAGAATTTGGTGCAAAGTCAGCAGGCGTTCCAGCATGAAACTCAGGCAGCGTTGAGTAATATGGGCACACAAATCACGCAGTTAGCCACTCAGGTGAACAAGCTGCAGGCGAATCAAGGCCGACTTCCCTCTGTCACGGAGATGAATCCCAAGGAAAATGCAAGTGCAGTAACTACAAGAAGTGGGAGAATTCTAGCTGAGCCACAACCTAAGCAGCAGAACAAAGATAAGCCCGATGAAGCCAAGGACGATGCAAATAGTGAAAAGTCACCAGAATCCACCGAGCCTAGCTCTTCTAAGGTAAGTGGAAAACCTAAGGTTTCAATTCCTCAATCACTGACtgcaccaccttttccttcTAGGTTGGCTCAGAACaagagaattgaagaagagaaggatATTCTGGAAATCTTCAAGAAGGTAGAAATAAACTTGCCCTTGCTTGATGCAATTAAGCAAGTTCCCAGGTACGCAAAGTTTTTAAAAGAGTTATGCTCTAAGAAAATGAAGTTTGGGAATGATGCGAGAATTCGAGTGAGTGAGAATGTTTCTGCTGTTCTGCAAAGAAAATTGCCCCAAAAGTGTCGAGATCCTGGTATGTTCACTATTCCATGCATTATAGGTAATAAGACTGTTGAGAGAGCCATGCTAGATTTAGGAGCatccataaatgtcatgccttatTCTGTGTATAAGGATTTGCAATTAGGACCTTTGAAAGACACTCGTGTTATCATTCAGTTAGCTGATAGGTCTACTGCATATCCCGAAGGTGTTGTTGAGGATGTCCTTGTCAAGGtcaatgatttgatttttcctgtgGATTTTTATATTGTTGATATGGATGATTCTGCTAAGCAATCCTTGATTCTTTTAGGGAGACCATTCATGAAAACTGCTAAAGCAAAAATTGATGTGGATAGTGGAATGCTTAGCCTTGAATTTGATGGAGATGTTgtcacatttaatatttttgaggcTATGAAGCATGTTGAGGATCCTGAATCTGTGTTCATGATTGATGTTATTGACCATTTGGTTGAGgaatttgttgagaatttcaggGAGGATGAGCTTGAGCATGTTATTTTCAGTTCCCTAACTGAAGAGAACTCCAAAACTGAGGAGAATGAAGCCATTAGAGAGATTATCATGCAGCTGTACTCAACGGAGGAAATTCCAGTTCGGCACCTGTCGAGCAGGATGCCCATACCGACCAGCACAGAACCGATTTTGCCCTCTGTTGTGAAGCCACCGAAGCTGGACTTGAAGGTACTGCCCCAGCATCTGAAATATGTGTTTTTAGGAGAGGATGACACGCTGCCAGTGATCATCAACAATGAACTCAGTGCAGAACAAGAGGTAAGGTTGGT comes from Salvia miltiorrhiza cultivar Shanhuang (shh) chromosome 3, IMPLAD_Smil_shh, whole genome shotgun sequence and encodes:
- the LOC131015757 gene encoding receptor-like protein 43 → MEKKLHCILLYAFLITITFPMLSSEAKAKQPLSLATDQTALLSLKQHITSDPSLLLATNWTNSTSVCTWIGVTCSLRHHRVSALNLSNMALSGTIPPQLGNLSFLVSLDLTNNLFYGDLPQELSLLRRSKFISFRLNNFTGDIPPMLGQLPKLEYLNLRSNNFIGSIPKSLSNLTNLQFLSLSNNSLSGEIPKELGRLQSLQTLYVQFNHLSGAIPSAIINISTLVAIALSNNELSGSLPTDMCSNLPYLAGIYVSSNQLSGAIPSNLSQCSRLEVLSLSYNSFSTGEIPSEIGYLTSLQYLALGGNNLNGILPHEIGHLQSLVTFAAEDNEIAGSIDFNIFMNMSSLQNIYLRRNKFTGNLSRDVGNITMLTFLDLSENHFTGLIPTEISYHLETLVLDLNPLSGSIPHELFNISTLRFLSLVGNALSGVLPTHLCHSSPFLEGLYLGNNSISGAIPNSISNCSQLTILSLAKNKFSGYIPTHLGNLRLLQSLQLSSNNLTQAPSSSFITSLTNCRSLTRLSIGDNPLYGIIPASVGNLSSSLRTFTAENCKFSGSIPVEIGNLSNLMKLVLSANELSGPIPSTIGNLPNLYSLQLSSNKLNGELPFSICNSTSLGILLLSNNSLEGSIPQCFRNLSKSLVIFHLNANHFSGPIPSIFMRGCILESINLSGNKLQGNLPKSLINCKSLKGLDVGNNRIQDKFPFWMEALLELRVLVLKSNKFDGNMSLPSRSNLPFPKLQVLDISENEFVGSLPQKYFKNFRAMMDVKENQTNLTPSDDDDDDHTFRYYLEMRKTNLTPSDDDDGTFQNYLEMRITLKGMNQVLKKRLLKTFTTIDFSSNKFSGSIPDSMGNLNSLRYLNLSHNNLMGHIPASLGNISVLESLDVSWNKLDGGIPSELTRLTFLAKLNLSMNDLVGQIPQSTQFSTFENDSYVGNLRLCGFPLTRKCNEENGQRMQPEEQDDEEDEYGFIDGFGWRSVVMGYGSGIIVGIGIGCWIIRFGRPRWLVEFFFGVGYTYKKNKKKKKKTRKRATPTHRRS